ATTGCTGGGCCACCAAGCGCATCTCGATTCGACGCTGGACCGGATCGTACACCGCCTGGTGGGCGAAATTGGCCGGTTCGAAGTCCGCATGCAACAGCCGGTTGGCGACCTGAAGTACGTTCAGATTGAACTCAGCGGTAACCCCCTCGGCATCGTCATAGGCTGCTTCCAGAATAGGCGGGGGTTTCACCAGGTCTATGCCGATCAGCAGTTGGCCACTATCACCGCAGTGCCGGCGGATACAGCGCAGCAGGCTGAGCGCGTCAGCACGGGCGAAGTTGCCGATGGAGGAGCCGGGGTAAAAAAACATCGGTGGGCTGGATTGGTCTTCGGCGAGCAGTTTGCCCAGATCGAGACGCTGGGTGAAATCGCTGACCACGCCAATGCATTCCAGTTCGGGATGCTCGTGGGCGATGTCAGCCAGACAGGTTTGGAGAAAGTCGCCGGCGATGTCGACACCGATCAGTCTTGCCGGTGTGACATGCTGCAGCCAGCGTCGCGACTTGCTGCAATCACCACAGCCCAGATCTATCCATTGTGCGTGGTTGACCAGCGCCGCGCTGATGTCATCCGCGCTGTGTTCGAAAATGGCCGCTTCGGTACGGGTCGGGTAGTACTCTTCGAGCTCGCAGATACGGGTGAATAGCTCGCATCCGGTGTCGTCATAGAAGTATTTCGGGTTGATGCAGGCCTGGGGTTGCAAGAGCCCCTCGAGCAGCTGCTTATGCTCGTTATCGAGGTCAGGCGGGAGCAGGTTCTCCAGACGAGGCAAGGGCGTGGCGATATTCACGGCATGTCCTGTGGCTAGGTGGTCTTATTGAACCTAGCACATCAGTCGCAGATCGCCATTCGCCCCGCCGTTGGGTTACGCCGCGTTCTCGACGACTTCGCGGATCAGCTTGAACAGTTTGCGCGAAGCGGCTGGCGGTTTGTCTTCCGCGGCTTCCTTCATGGCCTGACGAACCAACTGACGAATGGTCTGGCGCTCGGCGTCGGGGTAGGCTTCCATGAAGGCTTGCTGCTCCTCCGGCTTGCCGGTGAGCAGGCGGTCGCGCCAGCGTTCCATCTGATGAAAGAACTCTGCATGGGCCTGGCTGCTGCTGTCGAGCCGGTCAACGTAGGCCTGAATGGTTTCCACATCCTGAACTTGCATCAGCTTGCCAACGAAGCTCAGATGGCGCTTGAGTGCGCCGCGCGCGGTATGGCGGTGCGCCTCTTCCAGTGCCTTGCGCAACTCATCGGTGAGATCCAGCTTGTCCAGCTGATGAGGCTTGAGCTCGGTCAGCCGACGACCCAGTTCCTGGT
Above is a genomic segment from Halopseudomonas litoralis containing:
- the egtD gene encoding L-histidine N(alpha)-methyltransferase gives rise to the protein MNIATPLPRLENLLPPDLDNEHKQLLEGLLQPQACINPKYFYDDTGCELFTRICELEEYYPTRTEAAIFEHSADDISAALVNHAQWIDLGCGDCSKSRRWLQHVTPARLIGVDIAGDFLQTCLADIAHEHPELECIGVVSDFTQRLDLGKLLAEDQSSPPMFFYPGSSIGNFARADALSLLRCIRRHCGDSGQLLIGIDLVKPPPILEAAYDDAEGVTAEFNLNVLQVANRLLHADFEPANFAHQAVYDPVQRRIEMRLVAQQSHNVQLQDVERHFDAGEYILTEYSHKYTTDDFSALLAEAGFHCQHLWTDPQEWFGVFLAEP
- the yjgA gene encoding ribosome biogenesis factor YjgA gives rise to the protein MTDFPEEHDNDQQEDEVSKSQVKREMRAYQELGRRLTELKPHQLDKLDLTDELRKALEEAHRHTARGALKRHLSFVGKLMQVQDVETIQAYVDRLDSSSQAHAEFFHQMERWRDRLLTGKPEEQQAFMEAYPDAERQTIRQLVRQAMKEAAEDKPPAASRKLFKLIREVVENAA